One Diospyros lotus cultivar Yz01 chromosome 1, ASM1463336v1, whole genome shotgun sequence genomic window carries:
- the LOC127814122 gene encoding uncharacterized protein LOC127814122: MVALSVRLTLRDQIKSHQKGDQFFEYIKDEVNTEKQKDFTIASDDTLYFQGRLCVPNFEELRQEILEEAHSIPYSVHPGNTKMYCDLKVVFWWINMREDIAKFVEKCLTCQQVKAEHQ; this comes from the coding sequence ATGGTAGCACTCTCTGTCCGACTAACCCTCCGTGATCAGATTAAGAGCCATCAGAAGGGAGACCAATTCTTTGAGTACATCAAGGATGAGGTTAATACTGAGAAGCAGAAGGACTTCACAATAGCTAGTGATGACACGCTCTATTTCCAAGGGCGACTGTGTGTGCCAAACTTTGAGGAACTAAGGCAAGAAATTTTGGAAGAAGCCCACTCCATTCCTTATTCTGTACATCCTGGAAATACAAAGATGTATTGTGACCTAAAGGTAGTGTTTTGGTGGATAAATATGAGGGAAGACATAGCtaaatttgttgaaaaatgTTTGACATGTCAGCAGGTGAAAGCTGAGCACCAATGA